A stretch of the Anaeromyxobacter sp. genome encodes the following:
- a CDS encoding CocE/NonD family hydrolase, which translates to MRDGVRLQTEVYLPRGVKERLPILLIRTPYGFKPDAKGYTHFLSGPWLAPMLRDGYLLAVQSVRGRFRSEGRYAYGDDAPRDRGDRRSTDEATDAWDTVDWLLAHLPSNGRVGMLGVSTPGRLTAVAMLEPHPAVRAYSPQATPADNWMGDDDFHQGAFRAAAMIEFVHVMESGKEFADFERDRRDDFEWHLALGPLANVDARHFHGAKATWSDFLAHPTYDAYWRRRRCPTRPAPSPMRPGPPGWWPTSASPTGAPTSSPSSPTRSPRTWWWPARWRPTSSSPPAAPTWTWW; encoded by the coding sequence ATGCGCGACGGCGTGCGGCTGCAGACCGAGGTCTACCTGCCCCGCGGCGTGAAGGAGAGGCTGCCTATCCTCCTCATCCGCACCCCCTACGGCTTCAAGCCGGACGCCAAGGGCTACACCCACTTCCTGTCCGGCCCCTGGCTGGCGCCCATGCTGCGCGACGGCTACCTGCTGGCGGTGCAGTCGGTCCGCGGCCGCTTCCGCTCGGAGGGGCGCTACGCCTACGGCGACGACGCCCCGCGCGACCGGGGCGATCGGCGCAGCACCGACGAGGCCACCGACGCCTGGGACACGGTGGACTGGCTGCTGGCCCACCTGCCCAGCAACGGCCGGGTCGGGATGCTGGGGGTCTCCACGCCCGGCCGGCTGACCGCCGTGGCCATGCTGGAGCCGCACCCGGCGGTGCGGGCCTACTCGCCGCAGGCCACCCCGGCCGACAACTGGATGGGGGACGACGACTTCCACCAGGGGGCCTTCCGCGCCGCCGCCATGATCGAGTTCGTGCACGTCATGGAGTCGGGCAAGGAGTTCGCCGACTTCGAGCGCGACCGGCGCGACGACTTCGAGTGGCACCTGGCGCTCGGCCCGCTGGCCAACGTGGACGCGCGCCACTTCCACGGCGCCAAGGCCACCTGGAGCGACTTCCTGGCCCACCCGACCTACGACGCCTACTGGCGGCGGCGCCGGTGCCCTACGCGCCCCGCCCCATCACCCATGAGGCCTGGCCCACCTGGCTGGTGGCCGACCAGCGCTTCGCCCACGGGCGCCCCGACGTCCTCTCCTTCGAGTCCGACCCGCTCACCGAGGACCTGGTGGTGGCCGGCCCGCTGGCGGCCCACCTCTTCGTCTCCACCAGCGGCGCCGACCTGGACGTGGTGGTGA
- a CDS encoding OmpA family protein, with the protein MTPTRLRRPRGAAAGTLLTVLLALALVGLGAWLLWRRAPAPGAGAGTSAAAPAAPAGVKPPEGKVPQPIEPVTGSPPLAAAASYLVRDGVVEVDLSEYAGYGGLIVANGGLAPNPDSFFARTYGFQVKLTVGEGETWSQLNNGRFAATATTADALAVQGRAFQAVVPVQIGWSRGADMLVVDSGVATVNQLAGKVVAASQFNEAEFFLRFLAREAGLKVRVLRDLDGRPEPGEVGLVFYEDANAGCDAYQHELAGGRRRLVGCMGWSPRTDEVVEAAQGKAKVLVSNKNLLVVADVLALNRGFAEQHPKLVKGLVHGLLEGNRRLRDDPKANLAVVARAFKWTEADTSEELGRVHLANLPENRAFFAGTIDSAGSFGGIYQSAVLAYGDVIKNPADGARFLDLGPLEALAKEGLFADQRIAIAPIKTGGGASLEGDPLLKKDIRFFFEPNSSRLDEQEPKNAEYLDAVKQFLQVSPGSVVVLRGHVDDAKVADFRQQGGEQLVQAMALKAMELSRQRAVGVRDALVKRHPRLDAKRLETVGRGWEEPVGKDGTQNRRVEVQWFTLE; encoded by the coding sequence ATGACCCCCACCCGCCTCCGCAGGCCCCGCGGCGCCGCCGCCGGGACCCTCCTCACCGTGCTGCTGGCGCTGGCCCTGGTGGGCCTGGGCGCCTGGCTGCTCTGGCGCCGCGCCCCGGCGCCGGGGGCGGGCGCCGGGACCTCGGCCGCCGCCCCGGCCGCCCCCGCTGGCGTCAAGCCGCCCGAGGGCAAGGTGCCGCAGCCCATCGAGCCGGTCACCGGCTCGCCCCCGCTGGCGGCCGCCGCCTCCTACCTGGTGCGCGACGGCGTGGTGGAGGTCGACCTCTCCGAGTACGCCGGCTACGGCGGCCTGATCGTGGCCAACGGCGGCCTGGCGCCCAACCCGGACTCCTTCTTCGCCCGCACCTACGGCTTCCAGGTGAAGCTCACGGTGGGCGAGGGGGAGACCTGGAGCCAGCTCAACAACGGCCGCTTCGCCGCCACCGCCACCACCGCCGACGCGCTGGCCGTGCAGGGGCGGGCCTTCCAGGCGGTGGTGCCGGTGCAGATCGGCTGGTCGCGCGGCGCCGACATGCTGGTGGTGGACTCGGGCGTGGCCACGGTGAACCAGCTGGCCGGCAAGGTGGTGGCCGCCTCGCAGTTCAACGAGGCGGAGTTCTTCCTGCGCTTCCTGGCCCGCGAGGCCGGCCTGAAGGTGCGGGTGCTGCGCGACCTCGACGGGCGCCCCGAGCCGGGCGAGGTGGGGCTGGTCTTCTACGAGGACGCCAACGCCGGCTGCGACGCCTACCAGCACGAGCTGGCCGGCGGGCGGCGGCGCCTGGTGGGCTGCATGGGCTGGTCGCCCCGCACCGACGAGGTGGTGGAGGCGGCGCAGGGCAAGGCCAAGGTGCTGGTCAGCAACAAGAACCTGCTGGTGGTGGCCGACGTGCTGGCCCTCAACCGGGGCTTCGCCGAGCAGCACCCCAAGCTGGTGAAGGGGCTGGTGCACGGCCTGCTGGAGGGCAACCGCCGGCTGCGCGACGACCCCAAGGCCAACCTGGCGGTGGTGGCCCGGGCCTTCAAGTGGACCGAGGCCGACACCAGCGAGGAGCTCGGCCGGGTGCACCTGGCCAACCTGCCGGAGAACCGCGCCTTCTTCGCCGGCACCATCGACTCGGCCGGCTCCTTCGGCGGCATCTACCAGTCGGCGGTGCTGGCCTACGGCGACGTCATCAAGAACCCGGCCGACGGGGCCCGCTTCCTCGACCTCGGGCCGCTCGAGGCGCTGGCCAAGGAGGGGCTCTTCGCCGACCAGCGCATCGCCATCGCCCCCATCAAGACCGGCGGCGGCGCCTCGCTGGAGGGCGACCCGCTGCTCAAGAAGGACATCCGCTTCTTCTTCGAGCCCAACTCCTCCCGGCTCGACGAGCAGGAGCCGAAGAACGCCGAGTACCTCGACGCCGTGAAGCAGTTCCTGCAGGTGAGCCCGGGCTCGGTGGTGGTGCTGCGCGGCCACGTCGACGACGCCAAGGTGGCGGACTTCCGGCAGCAGGGGGGCGAGCAGCTGGTGCAGGCCATGGCGCTCAAGGCCATGGAGCTGTCGCGGCAGCGGGCGGTGGGGGTGCGCGACGCGCTGGTGAAGCGCCACCCCAGGCTGGACGCCAAGCGGCTGGAGACGGTGGGGCGCGGCTGGGAGGAGCCGGTGGGCAAGGACGGGACCCAGAACCGCCGCGTCGAGGTGCAGTGGTTCACCCTGGAGTGA
- a CDS encoding AAA family ATPase — protein MPLPPSAPAWAAELVLAYESGAHGQFVLHGNVADRLPVEGRLVTLHRWLEEELLSGFDVVFVFDLGNGLRVARGAEAVEAWRGGEKAGPLPREPLEAVELVGRWVRYLANLRALGRPEKRSVACILRGADRILPAGDDGGHQQGSLVSLVRDWAGEAPFADVPFASFLLADTLNDLHPLISGNPRVARLRVPLPDAPPLLQALVQLRREHPAAFDAESGEAGAAAAAFVGVSISALESLVKTRAHQQRPLRPADQAQVKKQLVERDSAGLVEFIEPRRTFADYHGQEALKAWLRQDVALWRAGDLRALPMGYLVCGPVGTGKTFLVECLAGEAGAPVVKLKNFRDRWVGSSEGNLEKIFRLVRALGRCIVFVDEADQALGRRESGGGDGGLGGRLYSMVAQEMSDSTNRGRVMWVLASSRPDLIEVDLKRPGRVDVKVPILPTATVEESAALLSALLARMELVVPALELVPLGPPLLLTPGAAEALSVKAYRLVRTAGLAPLEAVRRCLDGYQGPVPPDVMEFQMRLAVREATDLAFVAPAFRHLAGPERAGGERAGP, from the coding sequence ATGCCCCTCCCGCCGAGCGCGCCCGCCTGGGCCGCCGAGCTCGTGCTGGCCTACGAGAGCGGCGCCCACGGCCAGTTCGTCCTGCACGGCAACGTGGCCGACCGGCTGCCCGTGGAGGGGCGGCTGGTCACCCTGCACCGCTGGCTGGAGGAGGAGCTGCTCTCCGGCTTCGACGTGGTCTTCGTCTTCGACCTGGGCAACGGCCTCAGGGTGGCCCGCGGCGCCGAGGCGGTGGAGGCCTGGCGCGGCGGCGAGAAGGCCGGTCCGCTGCCGCGCGAGCCGCTCGAGGCGGTGGAGCTGGTGGGGCGCTGGGTGCGCTACCTGGCCAACCTGCGGGCGCTGGGGCGCCCGGAGAAGCGCTCGGTGGCCTGCATCCTGCGCGGCGCCGACCGCATCCTCCCGGCCGGCGACGACGGCGGCCACCAGCAGGGCAGCCTGGTCTCGCTGGTGCGCGACTGGGCCGGCGAGGCCCCCTTCGCCGACGTCCCCTTCGCCTCCTTCCTGCTGGCCGACACGCTCAACGACCTGCACCCGCTGATCTCCGGCAACCCGCGGGTGGCGAGGCTGCGGGTGCCGCTGCCCGACGCGCCGCCGCTGCTGCAGGCGCTGGTGCAGCTCCGCCGCGAGCACCCGGCGGCCTTCGACGCGGAGAGCGGGGAGGCCGGCGCCGCGGCGGCCGCCTTCGTGGGGGTCTCCATCTCGGCGCTGGAGAGCCTGGTCAAGACCCGGGCCCACCAGCAGCGCCCGCTGCGCCCGGCCGACCAGGCCCAGGTGAAGAAGCAGCTGGTGGAGCGCGACTCGGCCGGCCTGGTGGAGTTCATCGAGCCGCGCCGCACCTTCGCCGACTACCACGGGCAGGAGGCCCTCAAGGCCTGGCTGCGGCAGGACGTGGCGCTGTGGCGGGCCGGCGACCTGCGCGCCCTGCCCATGGGCTACCTGGTGTGCGGGCCGGTGGGCACCGGCAAGACCTTCCTGGTGGAGTGCCTGGCCGGCGAGGCCGGCGCGCCGGTGGTGAAGCTGAAGAACTTCCGCGACCGCTGGGTGGGCTCCTCCGAGGGGAACCTGGAGAAGATCTTCCGGCTGGTGCGGGCGCTGGGGCGCTGCATCGTCTTCGTGGACGAGGCCGACCAGGCGCTGGGACGGCGCGAGTCGGGCGGCGGCGACGGCGGCCTGGGCGGGCGGCTCTACTCGATGGTGGCGCAGGAGATGAGCGACTCCACCAACCGCGGCCGCGTCATGTGGGTGCTGGCCTCGTCGCGCCCGGACCTCATCGAGGTGGACCTGAAGCGGCCCGGCCGGGTGGACGTGAAGGTGCCCATCCTGCCCACCGCCACGGTGGAGGAGAGCGCGGCCCTGCTCTCGGCGCTGCTGGCGCGCATGGAGCTGGTGGTGCCGGCGCTCGAGCTCGTCCCGCTGGGGCCGCCGCTCCTGCTCACCCCGGGCGCCGCCGAGGCGCTCTCGGTCAAGGCCTACCGGCTGGTGCGCACCGCCGGCCTGGCGCCGCTGGAGGCGGTGCGCCGCTGCCTCGACGGCTACCAGGGCCCGGTGCCGCCCGACGTCATGGAGTTCCAGATGCGGCTGGCGGTGCGCGAGGCCACCGACCTGGCCTTCGTGGCCCCGGCCTTCCGCCACCTGGCCGGGCCGGAGCGGGCCGGCGGGGAGCGGGCCGGCCCATGA
- a CDS encoding PspA/IM30 family protein: MWRRLANLLQAFANLFVTDLEKRNPEALLQLEAENLRKQVGSFNQGLATHAGLCERIMAQVRKQEAEQRDLKAKTTAHLRAGNRNAAGQYAVRLQTVERDLEENRRQLAQAEETYKNLVKARDVAVASARAKIEGLKGAITDMRMKQAMAEMHEMAAGMVSEIGGSGDTIGRLHEMVEDERTKAAGRARVAKDSLDMTDVNVKEAELTALADQALADFAAKEGITLGGAAPAAPAERAMGAAKASESEGSKEG, translated from the coding sequence ATGTGGCGACGACTGGCGAACCTGCTGCAGGCCTTCGCGAACCTGTTCGTGACGGACCTCGAGAAGCGCAACCCCGAGGCCCTGCTGCAGCTGGAGGCCGAGAACCTGCGCAAGCAGGTGGGCTCCTTCAACCAGGGGCTGGCCACCCACGCCGGGCTGTGCGAGCGGATCATGGCGCAGGTGCGCAAGCAGGAGGCCGAGCAGCGCGACCTGAAGGCCAAGACCACCGCCCACCTCAGGGCCGGCAACCGCAACGCCGCCGGGCAGTACGCCGTGCGGCTGCAGACGGTGGAGCGCGACCTGGAGGAGAACCGGCGCCAGCTGGCCCAGGCCGAGGAGACCTACAAGAACCTGGTCAAGGCCCGCGACGTGGCGGTGGCCTCGGCCCGCGCCAAGATCGAGGGGCTGAAGGGCGCCATCACCGACATGCGCATGAAGCAGGCCATGGCGGAGATGCACGAGATGGCGGCCGGCATGGTGAGCGAGATCGGCGGCTCGGGCGACACCATCGGGCGGCTGCACGAGATGGTGGAGGACGAGCGCACCAAGGCGGCCGGCCGGGCCCGCGTGGCCAAGGACTCGCTCGACATGACCGACGTGAACGTCAAGGAGGCCGAGCTGACCGCCCTGGCCGACCAGGCGCTGGCCGACTTCGCCGCCAAGGAGGGCATCACGCTCGGCGGCGCGGCGCCGGCGGCGCCGGCCGAGCGGGCCATGGGCGCGGCCAAGGCCTCGGAGTCCGAGGGAAGCAAGGAGGGCTGA
- a CDS encoding DUF4154 domain-containing protein yields the protein MRPRLVACLLAATVALPAAAEEALSPSGEALLLLRVLAYDRQVTARAVDAVTVALASLPDDRAGQARRAAVAAALDRAALQFTVAGLPVRWVAVSASGEGLAEELRLVRASAVLVLGQAAGDPAALCRAARAARVLSLAGSREAVERCVSVGLVLRGARAGVLVNLASAQAEGADLEPALLTMAEVLAPAPPR from the coding sequence GTGCGCCCGCGCCTGGTCGCCTGCCTGCTGGCAGCCACCGTGGCCCTCCCCGCCGCCGCGGAGGAGGCGCTGTCGCCGTCGGGCGAGGCCCTGCTCCTCCTGCGCGTCCTGGCCTACGACCGCCAGGTGACGGCGCGCGCCGTCGACGCGGTCACGGTGGCGCTGGCCTCCCTGCCCGACGACCGGGCCGGCCAGGCGCGCCGCGCCGCCGTGGCCGCGGCGCTGGACCGGGCGGCGCTGCAGTTCACCGTGGCCGGGCTGCCGGTGCGCTGGGTGGCCGTGTCGGCCTCCGGCGAGGGGCTGGCGGAGGAGCTCCGCCTGGTGCGCGCCAGCGCGGTGCTGGTGCTGGGCCAGGCGGCCGGCGACCCGGCGGCGCTGTGCCGGGCCGCCCGCGCCGCCCGGGTGCTCTCGCTGGCCGGGAGCCGCGAGGCGGTGGAGCGCTGCGTCTCGGTGGGGCTGGTGCTGCGCGGGGCCCGGGCCGGGGTGCTGGTCAACCTGGCCTCGGCCCAGGCCGAGGGCGCCGACCTCGAGCCGGCCCTGCTGACCATGGCCGAGGTGCTGGCGCCCGCCCCCCCGAGGTAG